AACAGACCAATCTGTTGGCATTGAATGCGGCGATTGAAGCGGCGCGAGCCGGGGACATGGGGCGTGGTTTTGCGGTGGTGGCGGATGAAGTGCGCACCTTGGCGCGTCGTACTCAGGCGTCTACCGATGAGATTCAGCAGATGATCGGCAGCCTCAAGCAGGGGGCGGAGAATGCCGTGTCTTCAATGCGTACCGGGCAGGCTGCGACGGGGACAGGCGTTGAATCGAGCCAGCGTACCGGGGCGTCTTTGACTGCGATTACCGGGCAGGTCGAGCGCATCAGCGACATGAACCATCAGGTGGCGACGGCGACGGAAGAGCAGTCGGCGGTGACCGAAGAGATCAACCGCAACGTGCAGGGGATTTCCGATCTGGCCCGGGCGACGGCGGGGGAGGTTCGCGCCTGTCGTGAGGATTGTCAGATGTTGCAGCGGCTGGCGGATGATCTGGCGCGGCAGATGGGTGGGTTCAAGTTGAGTTGAGTCGACGATCGTTCCCGCGCTCTGCGTGGGAACGATCGCTGTGGGATCAGAACCACGTGTCCTGCATTGCAAGGCACGTATCATCCCGAGCCTCCAGCAACGCCAGCTCATGTTGGCAACCCGGCACTTCCCACGTCAGAAAATACCGCGCCGCCTGCAACTTGCCCTTATAGAAGTCGGCATCCGCCGCATTCCCCTTGGCCAACCCTTCCTCCGCCCGAATTGCCTGCTCCAGCCAGCGCCAGCCAATCACCGTGTGCCCGAACACTTTCAGGTACAGCGCCGAATTCGCCAGACTGCTGTTGACCTTGCCCTGAGCCAGATCGGTCAACAGACCGATGGTCACGCTCTGTAGGCGAGCGACCAGTTTCTCCAGGGGCTCACGCAGTGCGGTCAACGATTCGTACGCCACCGCGCGTTCGGCAGTGTCGGCAATCAGGCGGATCAGTTGCTTGAGCCCGGCGCCACCGTTCTGCGCCAGTTTGCGTCCCAGCAGGTCCAGCGACTGAATGCCGTGGGTGCCTTCGTGGATCGGGTTCAGGCGGTTGTCGCGGTAGTACTGTTCCACCGGGTATTCGCGGGTGTAACCGTGGCCGCCGAGAATCTGGATCGCCAGTTCGTTGGCCTTGAGGCAGAACTCCGATGGCCAGGATTTGACGATTGGTGTCAGCAAGTCCAAGAGTTCATGGGCCTGTTTACGCTCGGCTTCGGTTTCCAGCGTGGTGGTGTCATCGAACAGTCGCGCCGCGTATAACCCGAGATCGAACGCACCTTCGACGTAGGACTTTTGCGTCAGCAGCATGCGTCTGACATCCGCGTGCTGAATGATCGCCACAGGCGCCGTCGTCGGGTCCTTACTGTCCGGCACCCGGCCCTGTGGACGTTCGCGAGCGTATTCCAGCGAGTACAGATAACCGGCATAACCGAGCATCACCGCGCCCATGCCGACGCCGATCCGCGCCTCGTTCATCATCTGGAACATGTAGCTCAAGCCGTGATGCGGCTTGCCCACCAGATAGCCGACACAATCACCGTTATCGCCGAAGTTCAGCGCCGTGGACGTCGTTCCGCGCCAGCCCATCTTGTGGAACAGCCCGGCCAGCAGCACGTCGTTGCGCTTGCCGAGGCTGCCGTCATCGTTGACCAGAAACTTCGGCACGATGAACAGCGAAATCCCCTTCACCCCGGCCGGTGCGTCCGGCAGCTTGGCCAACACCATGTGCACGATGTTTTCCGAGAGCGGGTGATCGCCGCCGGAGATGAAGATCTTGTTGCCCTTGAGGCGATAAGTGCCGTCGGACGCCGGTTCGGCGCGGGTACGAATATCCGACAGCGACGAACCGGCATGGGGTTCGGTCAGGGCCATGGTGCCGAAGAAGCGGCCGTCGATCATCGGTTGCAGGAAGCGCTGCTTCTGCTCTTCGGTGCCGAAGCTTTCGATCAGGTTGGCGGCGCCCATGGTCAGGAACGGATACGAGGTCGACGCCGCGTTGGCCGACTGGAAGTGGGCGAAGCAGGCCTGGGACAACAGTGTAGGAAGTTGCATGCCGTCAGCGTCGAAACTGCGCGCCGCGTTGAGGAATCCGGCTTCGAGGAAGGCATCCACCGCCGGTTTCACTTCGG
This genomic window from Pseudomonas kribbensis contains:
- a CDS encoding methyl-accepting chemotaxis protein, yielding MVATAVHEMGLTVQEIAQNAGNAALASQTARDEAMQAREVVGGSIRHIESMSDEIGVAAGAVGELAHQVASIDQVLAVIRGVSEQTNLLALNAAIEAARAGDMGRGFAVVADEVRTLARRTQASTDEIQQMIGSLKQGAENAVSSMRTGQAATGTGVESSQRTGASLTAITGQVERISDMNHQVATATEEQSAVTEEINRNVQGISDLARATAGEVRACREDCQMLQRLADDLARQMGGFKLS
- a CDS encoding acyl-CoA dehydrogenase; protein product: MSETLLSSRNLAFELYEVLDAEGLTRRERFAEHNRETFDAAIGTARNIAEKYFAPHNRKGDENEPRYENGQAILIPEVKPAVDAFLEAGFLNAARSFDADGMQLPTLLSQACFAHFQSANAASTSYPFLTMGAANLIESFGTEEQKQRFLQPMIDGRFFGTMALTEPHAGSSLSDIRTRAEPASDGTYRLKGNKIFISGGDHPLSENIVHMVLAKLPDAPAGVKGISLFIVPKFLVNDDGSLGKRNDVLLAGLFHKMGWRGTTSTALNFGDNGDCVGYLVGKPHHGLSYMFQMMNEARIGVGMGAVMLGYAGYLYSLEYARERPQGRVPDSKDPTTAPVAIIQHADVRRMLLTQKSYVEGAFDLGLYAARLFDDTTTLETEAERKQAHELLDLLTPIVKSWPSEFCLKANELAIQILGGHGYTREYPVEQYYRDNRLNPIHEGTHGIQSLDLLGRKLAQNGGAGLKQLIRLIADTAERAVAYESLTALREPLEKLVARLQSVTIGLLTDLAQGKVNSSLANSALYLKVFGHTVIGWRWLEQAIRAEEGLAKGNAADADFYKGKLQAARYFLTWEVPGCQHELALLEARDDTCLAMQDTWF